The DNA region AACCACGTGTAGCCGGTGCGCAGGGCCTGGGCGGCCTTGCGGAGGCGGAAGGCGTCGAGGGGCTTGATGAGCCAGCCGTCGGCGTCCATGCGCCCGGCCATGAACTGGTCGTCGTGGCGGTCGAGCAGCATCAGGATGGGGCGGGGCTTGAGGCGGCCCGAGCCCTCCTCCTGGCGGAGGTTGAGGCAGGTGGCGAAGCCGCCCATGTTGCCGATCTGGAGGTCGAGCAGGACGAGGACGGGCTCGTGGCGGGCCACGGCGTCGATCACCTCGCGGCCCGAGCGGACGCGCACGACGGTGGTGTCGTCGTCGCTCAGGGCGGCGTCGACCTCGTCGAAGATCCAGTCGGCATCCGTGGCGAGCAACACGTTGGGCACGGTCGCCACCCTATTGACCGGGGAGGGGTCCGGAAAAGATCTCGGCCCGGACGGCGCCGTTCCTTGGCTACCGTCGCGGGCGTGCTCGAGATCCACGTGGAACACCCGGGGCCGTACTCGCTGTGCCGGCCGGTCGGTGAGCTCGACGCCTACACCGTCGGCGAGTTCCGTGAGGCCCTCAGTGGCCTCACCTCCAGCAACCGCCTCCTCATCGATCTCTCGGACGTGCCGTTCATGGACTCGGCCGGCCTCGGGGCGCTCATCGGCGGCATCCGCCGCGCCCGCGAGGCGGGCGGCGACGTCGCGGTGGCGTGCAGCCGTCCCACACTGACGCGCCTGCTCCACACCACCGGCTTCGACCGCATCGTCTCGGTGACCGAGACCGTCGAGAGCGCCGCCGAGGCGCTGGCCGCTCCTGTCGAGGACGACTGAGCGCGACTAGAAGACGACGGTCGGCGGGGCCTCGCCCGTCGGCCACGCCGCCGGGTCCTGGGCGAGGGCGAACAGGCCGAGGGCCAGCTTCGACCGGGTGATGGTCGCCGTCGGCCGGAACGTCCCGTCGCCGTACCCTGCGAGCAGGTCGTGCTCGGTGGCCCATGCGGCCGCGGGTCGGTAGGGCGAGCTGCCGGCGAGGTCGGTGAACGCGGCCACCTCGGTGGCGCCGGGGCGACCCGCTGCCGCCCACGTCCACGCCGCGAGGTCGCCCCGGGTCAGCGGGTCGGTCGGACGGAAGGTCCTCGCCGCGGGGACGACCCCTTCGGCCACCGCCCACTCGAGCGCGGCCCGGTAGGGGGCGGCGGGCCCGACATCGGTGAACGGGAGCGGCGTCCCGGCCTCGCCCAGACTGGGGTTGGCCGGAGCCGTGGTGCTCGTCGTGGTGGTGACCACGGTCGTGCTCGTGCTCGTGGTCGGTCCGACCGTCGTGGTCGTGGCGGGCGCCGCCGTCGTCGTGGTGGGGGCGGGCGCGGTGGTCGTCGTGGTCGGCGGTGGGGGCTCGGGGTCGGCGGCTGGCGGCGCGCCCATCAGGCGCCACAACGTCGCCACCGCCTTGCTGCGGGTCATCGTCAGGCGCGGTCGCCAGGTGCGGTCGGGCCAGCCCGGCATCACGCCGAACGCCGCCGACCAGCCGACCGCGGTCTCGACCCGGGCGCCCGGGAGCGCGTCGGTGAAGCCGTGGGGCGGCGGGCCCCAGCGCAGGTTGACCGAGGTGGTGGCGCCGCGCCCCGCAACGGCGATCCGGTAGGTGGTGCCCGCCACGGCGGTGAACGTCACCCGGCTCTGGGGGGCGAGGTCGAGCGCGTCGTCGTTGGCCCCGACCGGGGTGAGCGCGTCCACCGAGGCGCCGGTGAACACGGCGAGCACCGTGTCGCCGGCGGTGCCGCGCGTGTCGACCGACACCTGTGCGTCGACCCGGGGCCGCCACTTGTACCAGACCGATCCGGCGATGCCAGAGGCCGCCGGCGCCTCCCCCTCCTCGAACGTCGCGCCCGCCACGGTCCCCGGCGTGGCCCCTGCGTACCCCGAGAGGACGGGCGCGCCGGCGAAGGCGTCGTTGGCGGGCGGGTCGTCGGTCGGGCTCGGCACGACGACCGGCGCCTCGTCGTCGAGGAAGCGGCTGTCGGCGGCGTTCCAGTGGGTGGCGAGGTAGCTGCCGGGTGCCGGGTCGGTCGAGAAGTAGTCGTCGTCGTGGCAGTCGAGGCGCCGCTCGAGCGAGCTGGACGGGCAGCGCACCGCGGTGCGGAAGGGGCCCGAGCCGTCCTCGTCGTAGCAGAGCAGGTCGTGCTCGTCGGTGCAGTGGCCCTCGGGGCTGGCATGGGGCGCCGAGCCCTGGACGGCCCCGAGCAGGTGGAGCAGCTCGTGGGTCTCCGCCACGCCGCCGTGGTCCAGGCACGAGTCGTCGACGCGGGCGTAGCCGACCGACGTGTTGTTGAAGTTGTCCTGGCCGCGCCGGTCGTCGTCGAGGTGGGTGGCGATGCCGCTGCACGTGGTGGTGGCGGTGTCCAGCCACACCACGTACTTGCGGTCGTGGCGATCGAATCCCTGGGCGGCGAGGCTGTCGACGAGTCCGCCGAAGTCGGTGGCGGCGTCGGCGGGCACGGTGGCCCGGGCCACGTCGACCTGGCAGGTGGGGTCGACGGCCCGCTTGGTGGTCTGCCAGCGGACGTGGCGCTCGCCGCCGGTCTGCGCCGCGCTGCGGTTCACGAGGTGGGCCACGTCGGCGGCGGCCGCGCGCAGCTCGGGGAGGAGGACGGCGTAGCGGTCGGCGCGGCCCGAGGCCCGGGCGTAGACCGCCTGGACGCGGGCGCCGCTGGTGCCGTTGCCGATGCAGGCGACCGCACGGGGCGTGCCGGCTTCGGCGGGCTCGCCCGCCGCGCCGAGCGACCCGCTGGTGTCGGGCCCGTGGGTGCACAGGGCGACACCGCCCACCGTGGCGACGGGTACCTGGCCGGGCGCGCAGCCGGGGCGGGGGCCGTCCATGCGGGTGACCGACGCGATTGCAGCGCTCACCGCCACCAGCACGATCAGCGCGGCGACGACCCGCCCGCCGTGTCCCTTCCTCGCCACCTGTTGCCATCGGCACCGCGCGGGTCGCC from Acidimicrobiales bacterium includes:
- a CDS encoding S-layer homology domain-containing protein, whose amino-acid sequence is MARKGHGGRVVAALIVLVAVSAAIASVTRMDGPRPGCAPGQVPVATVGGVALCTHGPDTSGSLGAAGEPAEAGTPRAVACIGNGTSGARVQAVYARASGRADRYAVLLPELRAAAADVAHLVNRSAAQTGGERHVRWQTTKRAVDPTCQVDVARATVPADAATDFGGLVDSLAAQGFDRHDRKYVVWLDTATTTCSGIATHLDDDRRGQDNFNNTSVGYARVDDSCLDHGGVAETHELLHLLGAVQGSAPHASPEGHCTDEHDLLCYDEDGSGPFRTAVRCPSSSLERRLDCHDDDYFSTDPAPGSYLATHWNAADSRFLDDEAPVVVPSPTDDPPANDAFAGAPVLSGYAGATPGTVAGATFEEGEAPAASGIAGSVWYKWRPRVDAQVSVDTRGTAGDTVLAVFTGASVDALTPVGANDDALDLAPQSRVTFTAVAGTTYRIAVAGRGATTSVNLRWGPPPHGFTDALPGARVETAVGWSAAFGVMPGWPDRTWRPRLTMTRSKAVATLWRLMGAPPAADPEPPPPTTTTTAPAPTTTTAAPATTTTVGPTTSTSTTVVTTTTSTTAPANPSLGEAGTPLPFTDVGPAAPYRAALEWAVAEGVVPAARTFRPTDPLTRGDLAAWTWAAAGRPGATEVAAFTDLAGSSPYRPAAAWATEHDLLAGYGDGTFRPTATITRSKLALGLFALAQDPAAWPTGEAPPTVVF
- a CDS encoding STAS domain-containing protein — encoded protein: MLEIHVEHPGPYSLCRPVGELDAYTVGEFREALSGLTSSNRLLIDLSDVPFMDSAGLGALIGGIRRAREAGGDVAVACSRPTLTRLLHTTGFDRIVSVTETVESAAEALAAPVEDD
- a CDS encoding response regulator transcription factor, with the translated sequence MPNVLLATDADWIFDEVDAALSDDDTTVVRVRSGREVIDAVARHEPVLVLLDLQIGNMGGFATCLNLRQEEGSGRLKPRPILMLLDRHDDQFMAGRMDADGWLIKPLDAFRLRKAAQALRTGYTWFEGADTPAPA